GACGCCGACGTTGACGTGGGCGGCGTGGCTGAACTGGGCGTAGTCCGGGACGTGGTGGATCTTGACCCACTCGATCGGGACGCCCGTGGCCCAGCTCTCGCGGACCGGCAGAAGCGCGGCCGACTCGGTCTTGACGACGCCGTGGCAGTTCATGCACGTCTGCGTCGGGGGCACGTTGGCGTGCGGGCTCTGCTCGACGTGGTTGTGGCAGTACCGGCAGTCCATCCCGAGCTGGCCGGCGTGGAGCGCGTGGCTGTACGGGACCGGCTGCTCCGGCGCGTACCCGACCTCATAAAACTCGGGCGAGAGGTAGTACCAGACGAACGCGACGAGGAGGAGTCCACCGCCGAGCGCTCCGAACAGAGTCACCGTCGGGAGCGCGTTGGCGCGACGCGGGAAAAGCTGAGGCATGACCGCTGGGTGAGGAGGCCCCGACGACAACGAGCAGAGGGGCGCTCGCGAAAGTAGATCGACGGGGAGAGGGGCCCGGCGAAGATAGGTCGAAAGGCCGGCCTGGAAGGCCAGGAACGGCCTTTCCGGCGCTCAGGATCGCCCTCACGCTCCCGATCGCCGGACGGCCCATCTCCGTCCGCTCCCCAAGGATAGCCACACTCGCCGGACGTTTCAGGCCGAACGGAGAGCGGCCCGCCTCGTCCGCCGCGCGAACCGGGCGGAGAGCCCGACGGCGGCGGTCGCCAGCCCGAGCGTGAGCCCCCACCACAGCCCGGGCGCCCCCAGGCCCATCCCGAGGCCGAGCGTCCCGCCCACCGTCAGACCGACGCCCCAGTACGAGAACGCCGCGATGAGCATCGGCACGCGGGTGTCTTTGAGGCCGCGGAGCGCGCCCGCGACGGACGCCTGGACGCCGTCGAACAACTGGAACACGGCGGCCACGCCGAGGAGCCCCGCGGCGAGGGCGGCCACCTCGGGCTGCGGGGCGCGCCCGGCGTAGATCCAGATCACGGCCTCGGGCTTCAGCCAAAACAGAAGCGCGGAGCACGTCATGAACGCCGCTCCGAGCGCGGTCGCGGTCCACCCCGCCCGCCGAGCGCCGTCGGGGTCGCCCTTCCCAGCCGCCTGCCCCACGCGGATCGCGCCGGCCATCCCGATCCCGAGAGGCACCATGAACGCGACGCTCGCGGCGTTGAGCGCGATCTGGTGGGCCGCCAGCGCCACCTCGTAGTTCGGCAGGCGGCCGACGAGGAGCGTCGCCGCAGCGAAGATGCCGGACTCGAGCCCGAACCCGACGCCGATCGGCCACCCGAGGCGGAACAGGGCGCCGAGCGCTTCGGGATCCGGCCGCCGGAGCCCGACGAACACGCGGAACCGCGCGAGCGCGCCGGTCCGCACGATCGCGGCGAGGGCGACGAACATGAGCGTCGTCGTGATCGCCGAGCTCCACCCGGTCCCGACGACGCCCAGCTCGGGCAGCCCCCACGCCCCGAACATCAGCCCGTAGTTGAGCACGGCGTTGGCAGCCACGCCGACGAGCGTGACGGCGAGGACGGGCCGCGGCCGGGCGTCGCCCTCGCAGAGCCCGCGGAGGGCCGTGAACCACAGGTTCGGGACGAACCCCCAGCGCATCGCGTCGAGGTAGTCGCCCGCGAGCGCGGCCGTGTCGGGCGCTTGACCGGTCGCGAGGAGCAGGTCCTCTGAGAACCCGAGGCCGACGGTCAGCGGGACGCCCAGGATCAGCGCGAGCCACAGGCCCTGGCGAGCCCCGCGCGCGGCGGCCTCGGTGTCGCCGGCGCCGACGGCCTGCGCGACGGTCGGCTGGACGGCCACGAGCACGCCGACGCAGATGAGCGCGAGCGTGAAATACGTCGTCGAGCCGAGCACGATGGCCGCGAGGGCTTCGGTCCCCAGCCGGCCGACCATCACGACGTCCACGAAGCCCATCGACATCTGGGCCAGTTGGACGAGGACGATGGGGACGGCGAGCGCGAGCGTGGCACGGACCTCGACGCCAAGCGCCGGGCCGCCGGGCGACAAGGCGGACATGGGCGGTCGGGGGACGGGCGCCCAAGCTACCGGCCACGGGCCCCCGGCTCCCGTTCATACCGGGGGATTCGCCATTAACCACATCCTGACTGGCGGCCCGGCCTGGGCGCCCTATACTCAGCCCCGATGCACCCCGCACCCGTCACCCCCCGCACCACGGCCGCGGCCGTCGACGTCTCGGTCGTGATCGTGACGTACAACGTGCGGGAGTTCTTGGAGCAGGCGCTCCGCTCGGTCGAGCGTGCCAGCGCCGGCCTCGAGGTCGAGACGTGGGTGGTCGACAACGACTCGGCCGACGGGTCGGTCGAGATGGTCCGCGAACGGTTCCCCGACGTCCGGCTCGTCGCGAACGAGGAGAACGTCGGGTTCGCGACGGCCAACAACCAAGCCATCCGCGAGGCCGCCGGGCGCTACGTCCTCGTCCTCAACCCCGACACGATTCTCCAGGAGGACACGCTCCGCCGGCTCGTCGCCTTCATGGACGCGCACCCGGACGCCGGGGCCGTGGGCTGCCGCATCCTCAACCCCGACGGGACGTTCGCGCCCGAGAGCCGCCGGGCCTTCCCGACGCCGGCCGTCGCGTTCTACCGCATCGCGGGCCTGAGCAAGCTGTTCCCCCAGAGCCCGACGTTCGGCCGCTACAACCTCACGTACCTCCCGGTCGACGAGGTCTGCGAGGTCGACGCCCTCAGCGGTTCGTGCATGATGGTCCGGAAGGACGCGGTCCTCCCGGGGCAAGGGGACAGGGGGCATGAGGCCGGCCGCGGAGACGGCGCCGCGTCCCCCACTCCTCATCTCCCATCCCCGCAGGTCGCGGGGCTGCTGGACGAGGACTTCTTCATGTACGGGGAGGACCTCGACTGGTGCTACCGGATCCAGCAGGCGGGCTGGCGGATCTACTACACGCCGGACACGCAGATCGTCCACTACAAGGGCGAGAGCACGAAGAAGGGCGACCTCCGGTACGTCCTGCTCTTCTACGGGGCGATGCTCCGGTTCGTGGAGAAGCACGTGGCGCAGCAGGAGGGCGCGGGCGTGCTGGACCGGCTCGCCTCGGGCCTGCTCGCAGTGGGGCTGCGGCTCGGGATCGTGGCGCGGGCCGCGATCGCGGCGCTGGGGCGGATCGGGCGGACGGTGGCCGCGCCGGCGACCGACGCCGCCCTCGCGTGGGTCGGGCTCGGGGCGACGGCGCTCGCCTGGAGCCGCGTCGACGGGTTCGCCTTCGAGGCCGGCTACTACGGGCTCGTGCTGCCGGCCTACGCCGTCGCGCTCGTCGCCGCCATCGGGCTGGCGGGCGGGTACCGGCGGGCCGGGCGGGCGCTCCGGCCGGTGCTGGCCGGCGCCGGGTTGGCGGGCCTCGCCGTGGCCGCTCTCTCCTACTTTGTCCCCACGCTCGCCTTCAGCCGCGCGGTCGTCGGGCTCGGGCTTGTGGTCGCGGCGGCCCTCCTGCTGGCCCGGCGGATCGGGCGGCGGGCGGCGCGGCGCGTCCCGCGCTCGGCACTCCTCGTGGGCGCCGGCGCCGAGGCCGAGCGGCTCCAGCGGCTCCTCGACGAGCACGTCCGCGGGAGCGCCGTGCTCGGCTACGTCGCCGAGGCGGACGAGGACGGCGTGGCCCTCCCCCGCCTCGGACGGCCCCGCCAGCTCCGTGACCTCGCCCGCCTCCACGGCGCCGACGACGTCGTGTTCGCAGCCGACAGCCTGACCAACACGGCCATCCTCGACGGGATGCGCGCGCTCCGCGACCTCCCGGTCCAGCTCAAGATCCTGGCCTCCGGCCGCGATCGGATCATCGGGAAGGCGTCCGTCGAGGACTACGCGGCTCCGC
This sequence is a window from Rubrivirga marina. Protein-coding genes within it:
- a CDS encoding cytochrome c3 family protein, whose translation is MPQLFPRRANALPTVTLFGALGGGLLLVAFVWYYLSPEFYEVGYAPEQPVPYSHALHAGQLGMDCRYCHNHVEQSPHANVPPTQTCMNCHGVVKTESAALLPVRESWATGVPIEWVKIHHVPDYAQFSHAAHVNVGVGCESCHGRIDQMEVVYQAEPLSMGWCLECHRQPEDHLRDPALVTQMGYLEQMTEADIQQNRERIEREGIKPPQNCSACHY
- a CDS encoding MATE family efflux transporter, whose product is MSALSPGGPALGVEVRATLALAVPIVLVQLAQMSMGFVDVVMVGRLGTEALAAIVLGSTTYFTLALICVGVLVAVQPTVAQAVGAGDTEAAARGARQGLWLALILGVPLTVGLGFSEDLLLATGQAPDTAALAGDYLDAMRWGFVPNLWFTALRGLCEGDARPRPVLAVTLVGVAANAVLNYGLMFGAWGLPELGVVGTGWSSAITTTLMFVALAAIVRTGALARFRVFVGLRRPDPEALGALFRLGWPIGVGFGLESGIFAAATLLVGRLPNYEVALAAHQIALNAASVAFMVPLGIGMAGAIRVGQAAGKGDPDGARRAGWTATALGAAFMTCSALLFWLKPEAVIWIYAGRAPQPEVAALAAGLLGVAAVFQLFDGVQASVAGALRGLKDTRVPMLIAAFSYWGVGLTVGGTLGLGMGLGAPGLWWGLTLGLATAAVGLSARFARRTRRAALRSA
- a CDS encoding glycosyltransferase family 2 protein, which encodes MHPAPVTPRTTAAAVDVSVVIVTYNVREFLEQALRSVERASAGLEVETWVVDNDSADGSVEMVRERFPDVRLVANEENVGFATANNQAIREAAGRYVLVLNPDTILQEDTLRRLVAFMDAHPDAGAVGCRILNPDGTFAPESRRAFPTPAVAFYRIAGLSKLFPQSPTFGRYNLTYLPVDEVCEVDALSGSCMMVRKDAVLPGQGDRGHEAGRGDGAASPTPHLPSPQVAGLLDEDFFMYGEDLDWCYRIQQAGWRIYYTPDTQIVHYKGESTKKGDLRYVLLFYGAMLRFVEKHVAQQEGAGVLDRLASGLLAVGLRLGIVARAAIAALGRIGRTVAAPATDAALAWVGLGATALAWSRVDGFAFEAGYYGLVLPAYAVALVAAIGLAGGYRRAGRALRPVLAGAGLAGLAVAALSYFVPTLAFSRAVVGLGLVVAAALLLARRIGRRAARRVPRSALLVGAGAEAERLQRLLDEHVRGSAVLGYVAEADEDGVALPRLGRPRQLRDLARLHGADDVVFAADSLTNTAILDGMRALRDLPVQLKILASGRDRIIGKASVEDYAAPLQAAERTVAPLRPAWTRRVVEVPVASAVLLLSPALRLAARFRPTPRLRRLAAMATRMPGVLAGHLALVGYDAAGTHPPPAWGLLPGVVSVLDTRAARPQTIAEAHRAYWFYARHQSTWLDVEILLRALWAAGEATDRGRRTPA